A stretch of DNA from Candidatus Krumholzibacteriia bacterium:
GCTCCTCGTGCAGCAGGCGCAGCAGGTCCCACTGCTTGTCGGTGCTGGGGAAGGTCTTGGAGTCCTCGTCGGAGCGGGTGTCGATTTTGACGTAACGGAGGAACCTGTCCAGAAGGCTTTCTTTTGGGGCATTCATGATTGGCTTCCCGTGGTATTTGGCGGGCTGTCGCGCCCGCGGCCCATGTGTTAGCGTACGGCCGGAGAGCCCACAGAATAGGCCCTTTCGCGGCCGCCGTCAATGCGGCCGCGGCCCGCACGCACGCCACGGAGGAAAGCCATGCAGCGCCGTCTACTTGTTCTTCTCGTCCCGGTCCTCATGCTGTTGTCGCCCGTCCCGGGCGGGTCCGCCACCGTCGAGCGGCCCATGCATACGTATTCGATTGTCGCGCGCGACTCGGTGACCGGCGCGTTCGGCGTGGCGGTGCAGTCGCACTGGTTCTCGGTGGGCGCGCGGGTGGCGTGGGCCGAGGCCGGTGTGGGTGCGGTGGCCACGCAGTCTTTCACGGAGGTGTCCTACGGCCCGCTGGGTCTGGACCTGATGCGCGCCGGAAAGACCGCCCCGCAGGCGCTCGCCGCACTGCTCGCCGCCGACCCGCAGCGCGAGGTGAGACAGGTGGCCATGGTGGACGCGCAGGGTAATGTTGCCGCGCACACGGGAAAGAACTGTATCGCCGCATTCGGCGATCACCCGGGCGCGCAGTACTCGGTGCAGGCGAACCTCATGTTGAAGGACACGGTGTGGGACGCGATGGCAACGGCCTATGAAACCACGAAGGGCGACCTGGCCGAGCGCCTGCTCGCCGCGCTGGAGGCCGCGCAGCGCGAGGGCGGAGACATCCGTGGCCGGCAGTCGGCCGCCATCGTCATCGTGCCGGGGGAAACGGCGGGGCGGCCGTGGGCGGAGCGCACCATGGACCTGCGCGTGGAGGACAGCACCGAGCCGCTGGTGGAACTGCGCCGCCTCATCGGGGTGCACCGCGCCTACGAGCGCATGAACGCGGGCGACGACCTGATGGCGGTGGGCGACATGCCGGGCGCCATGAAGGCCTACGGCGACGCCGCGCGCCTGCTGCCCGACAACCCGGAGATCCGCTACTGGGCGGCGATCACCATGATCACGTCGGGTCAGGAGAAGGAGGGGATCGCGTATCTCAAGGACGTCTTTGCCGCGGACCCGAACTGGGTGGAGGTGACGCGGCGCCTGGTGCCGGCCGGCCTGCTCCCCGACGACCCGGCCTTGATGCAGCGCATCCTGGCGGTTGCGCCCAAGGAGTTCCTCTACGACGCGCGCTGATCAGGTGCGGTGCAGGTCGATCTCGTCGGGGTGCACGAACTCGAGGTCGTCGAGCCGCATGCGCGTCTCGATGACGCCGCCCACGTCGCCCTCCACCACGCCCTTGCCGCGGAAGGTGTACTCGTGCGCGGGTGAATACGCCTCGGTCCCCTTCGCGTTGGGGTGTACGACCTCCTCCGGCTCGAAGTCCAGCACCGCCACCCCGTCCGGTAGCGCGGCGAAGACCTTCTTGATCTCGTCGGCCACCTTGCGGCTGGGCGTGTCGAACTCGAAGTGCAGGTAGGCCCGCTCCAGCTTGGATTCCTCGACGACCTCGAACTTGTAGCGCGGCGCCGCCCCCTCGATGGCCTTGCGCAGTTTGGCGACGTTCTTGTCCGTGCAGATGATGTGCTGCACCTCGCCGTGGTGCTTGATGC
This window harbors:
- a CDS encoding DUF1028 domain-containing protein, encoding MQRRLLVLLVPVLMLLSPVPGGSATVERPMHTYSIVARDSVTGAFGVAVQSHWFSVGARVAWAEAGVGAVATQSFTEVSYGPLGLDLMRAGKTAPQALAALLAADPQREVRQVAMVDAQGNVAAHTGKNCIAAFGDHPGAQYSVQANLMLKDTVWDAMATAYETTKGDLAERLLAALEAAQREGGDIRGRQSAAIVIVPGETAGRPWAERTMDLRVEDSTEPLVELRRLIGVHRAYERMNAGDDLMAVGDMPGAMKAYGDAARLLPDNPEIRYWAAITMITSGQEKEGIAYLKDVFAADPNWVEVTRRLVPAGLLPDDPALMQRILAVAPKEFLYDAR